In Methanosarcina barkeri MS, a single window of DNA contains:
- a CDS encoding cysteate synthase, whose protein sequence is MGKFKLKCLKCGREYGQEYRLTCENDNAFLRAEYFEKKLVLRNQPGLGRFHSWLPVQEELTTDAGPITYKSEAFARELGLSNLYIGFSGYWPERGAFIKTCSFKELEAHPTMQLLKETGGKAVVLASAGNTGRAFAHVSALTGTDVYIVVPESGASKLWLPEEPTESVHLISMSPGNDYTDAINLAGRIAKLPSMVSEGGARNIARRDGMGTVMLDAALTIGKMPDHYFQAVGSGTGGISVWEAAMRLRADGRFGQKLPKLQLTQNLPFVPMYNAWKEKRREIIPELDMKDAKKQVEETYATVLTNRTPPYGVMGGLYDALTDTDGIMYAITREEALEAKALFESLEGIDILPPSAVATASLLKAVEEGNVGKDETILLNLAGGGYKRLKEDYTLYQIEPVATAKNPDISLDELNI, encoded by the coding sequence ATGGGAAAATTCAAACTGAAATGTCTTAAGTGCGGAAGAGAGTACGGCCAGGAATACAGACTCACCTGTGAGAATGATAATGCCTTTTTACGGGCAGAATACTTCGAAAAAAAACTGGTGTTAAGAAACCAGCCAGGTCTCGGAAGATTTCATTCCTGGCTCCCGGTCCAGGAAGAACTTACTACGGATGCGGGGCCCATAACTTACAAAAGTGAAGCTTTTGCCAGAGAACTCGGGCTTTCGAACCTTTATATAGGGTTCAGCGGGTACTGGCCTGAAAGAGGGGCTTTCATTAAAACCTGTAGTTTCAAAGAACTTGAAGCCCACCCGACCATGCAACTCCTGAAAGAGACCGGAGGAAAAGCCGTAGTCCTTGCCTCTGCGGGAAATACTGGCCGGGCCTTTGCGCACGTATCGGCTTTGACAGGAACTGATGTCTACATAGTTGTACCGGAATCCGGAGCTTCGAAGCTATGGCTGCCTGAGGAGCCCACAGAATCTGTCCATCTCATTAGTATGAGTCCAGGAAACGATTACACTGACGCTATCAATCTCGCAGGCAGGATTGCAAAGCTGCCTAGTATGGTATCCGAAGGCGGAGCAAGAAATATCGCCAGAAGAGATGGAATGGGCACTGTGATGCTGGATGCAGCATTAACTATAGGAAAAATGCCTGATCACTATTTCCAGGCAGTAGGAAGTGGTACCGGAGGAATTTCAGTATGGGAAGCTGCCATGCGTCTCAGAGCCGACGGGCGGTTCGGGCAAAAACTCCCGAAACTTCAGCTTACCCAGAACCTTCCTTTTGTTCCCATGTACAACGCCTGGAAGGAAAAGAGAAGAGAGATCATTCCAGAACTTGACATGAAGGATGCAAAGAAACAGGTAGAAGAAACCTATGCGACCGTGCTTACCAACCGGACTCCTCCATATGGGGTTATGGGCGGGTTATACGATGCACTTACCGATACTGACGGAATAATGTACGCAATTACCAGAGAAGAAGCCCTTGAAGCTAAGGCTCTTTTCGAATCCCTCGAAGGAATCGACATTCTGCCTCCATCAGCAGTTGCAACAGCCTCTCTACTAAAAGCTGTGGAAGAAGGAAATGTAGGTAAGGACGAAACTATTCTTCTGAACCTTGCAGGTGGAGGATATAAACGCCTGAAAGAGGACTACACACTTTATCAGATCGAGCCGGTAGCTACTGCCAAAAATCCTGATATTTCCTTAGACGAGCTAAATATCTAA
- a CDS encoding nitrilase-related carbon-nitrogen hydrolase — MPRLKKVVEEVIITLSDDVNPSICASFKDLPQIFEEKDCKTRDKLLFDFLEKINSIEYRPLESLFEYIHRRTKDYFEEPFNPIKLIYENWKLKIIFDDPEKVKGKLTIKAGSRTLFNKFLTSEERENNILEIDYLEKKYFPEGKDEITFSVRGQKKPVIRSIDYFENIPGNKKIRILQHDCCNNSFEGSNLRIAAVQLKYHAYGEDSIVKLTADETYYRKVMAILEAVKEKADIVVFPEFSIPFEYLEEIQQYTDENGIIVVAGSYYVQEKNLMKYGKLFTREFGDEDLRKNISPIVIPDSKIVHNEKALAARDERGCGFEEGMEAGEVNHILKLREDLRIGIMICYEYVNDELRKRLIRACDVILVPQTNPSPKIFYRKANSELNIQLCAGNRAHIMVNGIYTWGNDKKQYMEGLQELL; from the coding sequence GTGCCAAGATTAAAGAAGGTTGTAGAGGAGGTTATCATAACTCTGTCTGATGATGTTAATCCAAGTATCTGCGCTTCATTTAAGGACCTCCCACAGATTTTTGAAGAAAAAGATTGTAAAACCAGGGATAAACTTCTTTTTGATTTTCTGGAAAAAATTAATTCAATTGAATACAGGCCCCTTGAAAGCCTTTTCGAGTATATTCACAGGAGAACAAAAGACTATTTTGAAGAGCCTTTCAATCCTATCAAGCTGATCTACGAAAACTGGAAACTTAAAATTATCTTTGATGACCCTGAAAAAGTAAAAGGTAAGTTAACAATTAAAGCAGGGAGCAGAACTCTTTTTAACAAATTCCTTACCTCCGAAGAAAGAGAAAACAATATTCTTGAAATCGATTATCTTGAGAAAAAGTATTTCCCGGAAGGAAAAGACGAAATTACTTTCAGTGTAAGAGGGCAGAAAAAACCAGTCATAAGGTCAATTGACTATTTTGAAAATATACCCGGAAATAAGAAAATTCGGATATTACAGCATGACTGCTGCAACAACTCTTTTGAAGGCTCTAATTTACGGATTGCGGCTGTGCAATTGAAATATCATGCTTATGGAGAAGATTCCATTGTAAAACTTACGGCTGATGAGACTTATTACAGGAAAGTAATGGCAATTCTTGAAGCTGTGAAGGAAAAAGCCGATATTGTGGTATTCCCTGAGTTTTCCATACCTTTTGAATATCTTGAAGAAATACAGCAGTACACCGATGAAAATGGAATTATTGTTGTTGCAGGCAGCTATTATGTTCAGGAAAAGAACCTTATGAAGTACGGAAAACTGTTCACCCGCGAGTTTGGAGACGAAGATTTACGGAAAAATATCTCTCCTATTGTGATTCCTGATTCTAAAATCGTTCACAATGAAAAAGCGCTGGCAGCAAGGGATGAAAGAGGATGCGGTTTTGAGGAAGGTATGGAAGCAGGTGAAGTGAACCACATTCTCAAACTTAGAGAAGACCTTCGAATAGGGATTATGATCTGTTATGAGTATGTGAATGATGAGTTGAGAAAGCGTTTGATACGTGCCTGCGACGTAATCCTTGTGCCTCAGACAAATCCATCTCCAAAGATATTTTATAGAAAAGCAAACAGTGAACTTAATATCCAGCTTTGTGCTGGAAACCGGGCACACATTATGGTAAATGGAATCTATACCTGGGGAAATGATAAAAAACAATATATGGAGGGTCTACAGGAGTTGCTTTAA
- a CDS encoding zinc ribbon domain-containing protein: MSKDIHFICPKCGNTTYETGEIRTTGGFLSKIFDVQNKRFTHVTCKRCKYTEFYQTNSSMLGDIFDLFTS, translated from the coding sequence ATGAGTAAAGATATTCATTTCATCTGCCCCAAATGCGGAAATACCACCTACGAAACCGGCGAGATCCGCACCACAGGCGGCTTTCTCAGCAAAATCTTCGATGTCCAGAACAAGAGATTCACCCATGTCACCTGCAAGCGCTGCAAATACACTGAATTCTACCAGACCAACAGCAGCATGTTGGGAGACATTTTCGATTTGTTCACTTCGTAA